Within the Nicotiana tabacum cultivar K326 chromosome 11, ASM71507v2, whole genome shotgun sequence genome, the region gaacaccagaatttacgaggttcggctaattttgcctactcctcggacacaaccaatattttatttcactccaaaaatacaagtgaaataatactaaagagagaagatacaaatgccttaaacagatgagaaggcaaatgagaggtgtatttcaatcctaaacattaggccttcttttataggggaaaaatccccccaaacttaactcccaaccaatgtgggactttggcattttgccaaacttcaacaggttgttcatcacagTTATAGTAACCAGCgaaaaactaaaaattgaaatCTTTCTTATTTGCAATGTAGTATATACATTGATGTAGGCCGGGGATTtggtatcaatcaaaaatatcAAGATCTTTTATTTCTCGTGCATATACACTTACCAGCTTCATAATTAACTCAAATATTTTTAGCAGATTATCTCTTCGAGAGGAGAAAAAATGATTCCTTTCTGGACTGAAGTTGCAGTAAGAACTCCGTCTGCGTAACCGAACAGAAGATATTCACTTGCTATACCTGGAAGTGCATACCAAAAAAACTATGAAACTTACCATCAGGaacaataaagcttcaaattTTATGGATTGCATCAATGAGCCTGTGATTCCATctatatcaagaacaagtatattCTAGCTGACAATGGCAATCCCAATTTATAGTTATTTGTAGACCTTTTTCATTTAAGTTACTATATTTAACTTTTAAACAGGGTTGATTTATAAGTTATATTACAGTTTGACTTAAAAGAGTAAAGATTCATCTGTAAAAGCTCATATAAATAGGTTGATTAAATGAGCCTTTGACAAAGTCTGCATCAGTTTGAGGGGATCCATCAATAAGAAACAGAAATTTCTTCTAACACTTTAACTATAGGACAAGGGTATCACTATTTTCATTTGGATTTACAAAGCAGTAGTTACTTGACAGCAAAAGCATATAACATAGTATTCATCTCTTTAAAACCGAAGTTTTGAATAATGGAGCTTAAAACTTTCTTTGGAAAATTATAGTAGCTAATACCAACATGAGTTACTGTTAAAGAGTTTTAACTCACAAGAATTTTAACTCACTCTATCAGTTGTCTCCATTCCCATTAATTTACAGCAGTAGTCTTTGTTGTTTTGTTGATATATTCAAAAATTGATGATTGTGGTTGGGATGCCGCTGGACATAGCCCTAAAATCTTCTTTTAATGAATTCTTTGAGTCCTCACTTATGGAAATGGAGTTGCTATGAAAAAACATAGTAAcaaagacaagataagttggcTGAAACACCAATTTCTCTTCAAGCAGTTAATTTCACAAAATCAAGAAGGATTCAACCATTACTTTAATAGAGCAAATATGGAACTGCAAAATACCAAGCAAAGCACCTGATTTCACTTCTGCCAAAAGCGAAACAAAATCGTTGGTAGTCGTCAATGGAGACTACAAAATTACATATTTAGATTTTCTCGGGAAGACACAAATCAGCAAGTGCAGGGACACAAAAGGAATTATACCTAGCACAGAAGTAGTAGAAAGACCAAATTGCCCTCTGTCAGCAAGCAGGGATGTCGACGGTCTCCTGCCTGCTTTTTCTGTTAAATATATATGATGTTAATTATTTGTATGTATGCATAATACTTGAATGAATATAATAAAGACATTAAAGAAGATTAATTGGATAACTTCCAGTAGTAAAACTAATCACATCATTGAAATATGCAAAGATATCCATATAAAATCAAATAATGAAAAAATCTCTAAGGTAGAAAATGAAATTACTATATCAAAATTTGGTTAGTGTGACAGTACCTTTTAGTACCAGCTTGTGAAAACATTTTACTTTAGAAGATCTCTTTAAAATACCTGCAACACAGATTATATGTGTTAGTAAGCAGTAAAGGAACATAAAGACATCAAAATAGAAGATAAATAAACTTATTTCTCATTTCGTTTCTTAAACGAACAATAGATTTTTTTTTCGCCAACATATTGAATAGTGATGTATAAAAATTTATAAGAGGAAATCACTAAGTACATtcaaatgaagaaataaaatacAATTGCTATTACCAATAGACAATAGACCCTCCTCCTTTGTTCGGGCTTGGGATCGCCTGTGTTACAATATAATTTGAACACAGGCGGAGGTAAAAACATTATCTTTTTCCTGATGTAAATGTCAGCCAGGTCAGCTTCACAGAGTTgaaaaaaaatcacataaatatGCAAGTAGCTTTTGTATTTATAGATTTGCAAAGATGAATGATTTGACTTATTGGTTTTGGATGTTCAcaatgtaaataatttgatttGTATATTGTGCATCAAAAAACAATATCAAATGAGTAAAAGTTTAGGAAGGATTTGTAGATACACAAGCCAACTCTTATTTAGCACATAGTAAATTGCAGAGAAATTATCTCAAGTCTCaagaaaattattgaaataaagAATAGAAGGCTAAATCAGGAGTATAAAGAAGAAAGCTACAGACTTATAGAAGTGCTTTTTGAATGATTTCGTTATACACTATGTTATATGTAGAATGGTCATCATCGTTATCTATGGTAGGTGGTTGGATTAATATTTTAATACAACTTGAACTCTTTGCTCTGGATAAAGCAGTATATAGCTGGCCATGAGAAAACACTGGCTCACGCAAATAAATACCAACATAATTTAATGTTTGCCCTTGCGCTTTATTTATCGTCATTGCAAAACACAGGCGTATTGGAAATTGAGTTCTTTTAAATGGGATTGGTAACTTCTCATCATCTGAAGATAATAATAGTATTTTGGGAATAAATACATGTGTATCTTTAAACCACCACTCGCAATTTTAGCGCTTATAACACGACTCATAAAATCACAGCATATCAGTCGTGTACCGTTGCATAAACCTTCACAAGGATTTAAATTTCACAACATAACAAGACAATTTTCCTTCAAGATTAATTTGTAAGGAGGCAAACCAGCAGGGTTCAATGAATGTAAAAAATCCTCAAACTGGCTTTGATCATTTGGTTCAACAGTTTCATCCATTGCAATAAATGTTTTAGCTTCTTTAGGGAATTGAGCTATAAGTCTCTCATTTATTTCATCAACAAAGTCATTTTTTGTCGTCAAAATAACGTGTGAAGTTAAAAAAGAAGAATTGCGAAGAGACATGTGCAAATTAGGATATATTATGTTGAATAAAAGATCCAAAGATTCTTTTTCAGTAATATAAGGAACAATGAAAGACCTCGAAATTTCTATTTTATTATCCatgtttgttttttcttttccatttccaATTAGCATCAAATATTCACAGAAAGAGGGATCAGTTTTGGCACGCATATTCTCTGATAATCGTAGTTTTTCAAGTTCGTTCCATATTTCGGAGTTCAATATGCTTTCCTGAATGAAATCTTCCTTTTTTCCAATTCGAACCACGGGAAGTGTTTGTCTAAAATCCCCTCCAAACACAACAACTTTTCAAAAGAAAAGCACATTTGTGTTCATTACATCTTTCAAGAGAGAatctaaagcttcaatcatgtTCTTTTTAGCCATTGATACTTCATCCCACACAATCAATTTTGCATCACGAATCAAAGATGTCAGTGAGCTTTGCTTGCTAATATTGCAAGAAAAATTTTCATCAATATTAATCGGAAATTTAAAACGTGAATGAACTGTTCGTCCTCCTGGAAGGATCGAAGCTGCAACTCCAGAAGTTGTTGTTGCTAATGCTACAAATCCTTTAGATCTCACAGTTGCTAATAAGGCACAGTATAAAAAACGTCTTACCACTTCCTCCAGGACCATCAATAAAAAATGCTCCTGATTCATTGGCAAATACTCTTTGCAAGATTATGTTGTATGCTATTTTTTGTTCTGTATTTAATTTTCTATGTAACAACAAATCTTCGTTACTCACGACGATATTTCTTTCGAAATATGCTTCATTTGCCATTTTCGAAGATGTAATATTTTTTGAAACAAGATTGAACTCATTAATATCACGACTCATAGAATGTAGTATATCATTAATGTGATTTAGAACAGCGAGGTGGATATCTTTTGCCGTTATATTGGCTAGGATTTTAAAATCTTCGGACATGGAATCTTCAAACTATTCCCACAATTCTCTTGGATTGGCAGGGCTGCAGTATACTAATATTGTAGCAAATAAACGTCTTAAACTATAAGGCATTTGATAACATGCAGCCTCTAACAAACATCCAATCAAGTTGTTGTCATAGTGTAACAACCCTCTTTTTTCTGCAGATTCTCTAAATGTGTCGCAGCATATTCCATTTACCATTAGAAGATCTTTGTATGATTTTGGTGCTTTCACATTCATTAGTAATAATCTAAGGTAATATCTTTCTCCCTCTATTGGATGACATGTTACTACCCGGCCAATAACGTGACCTTGTTGTCGTCGAGTCCACATTTTATAGGTAGATGACCATACGAAGTGTTGTGGAAAATCTTTATACAGTAATTTAAGCTCTTTAGCATCTTTGTTTGTTTCATTCATCAAAAAGAATTCTGTCAACATCGTCTTCTTAATCATAGGATTTTTTATGATACTATCTATTGTGTCGGTTTTTTTAAAAGAGACAAATTGTAGTCCATCAAGATGTAATGGGAGGTGATAAACACTCGGAGTCATTTCACTAATATGAAACGCAAATAAGCGCCACATAGCTTCTGGAGGTGACACCCATCTAGCAGATTGATACTCTTTTATCTCATCTATTTGTATATTTGTGTTATCTTCGTGTAAGTCAAATGATATCTTATCATGTCCTTTGCagatatatttgtatatatatttcaCAACTTTAGTGTCGGAGCAAACCTCTACATTTATATGGCAATTGTATTTACATAGCAGATAGGGGTTGTAGGGAACAACCCATGAGTTATCAAGAAATTGTTTTCTAACTTTAACAGATTTACCAGTATTTCGTCTTCTATAAATTGGGTATGAGTTCTTTCCTTTCGTCATCTCATCAGCGAAGCTCTTGGGGTACTTAAATTTGCACTCATTTCTTTTCATACATAAATTTGTAGGATTTAAATGACCACAAGGCCCATGCATCATGTGTTTAACGACAAGCTTATGTAAGTAAGAGTATGTATCAGGGTCAGGCAGCTCAGCACAAACAAATTTGTCATAAGCCTCGGGCGTTAATAATTAGTAATCATCAATAAGTATAACAAGAAAATGGGCATGTGGAAGACCGCATTTTTGAAATTCTATATTGTACATAAAGGCTGCAACTTTTCCAAATATGTTTCTTTTTGATATATCTGTTTTCATCTCTTCTACCTTTACTCTAAATACTCGACTAATTAAATCAGGCCTATTTTGAGTTTCGTCTGTTGGGAGCAAATGTTCCTTTATTTCAAGCCAAGAGGGATTACATGTTATGGTCAGAAATATATCAGGCTCTCCAAAATGCTGCACTAACGCGATAGAATCCATATAACATTGACGCATATCTCTTGGACCACCCGTAAAACTTGTTGGAAGAAAGTTTTGTTTTCCTATCTTAGAAGCTTCTCTTTCGCCAAGTCTCACGATATCTAAAAGTCCTTGTAGTACATCAATCCGAAATAAATCTTGGTTAAATGAGGCAAAATCTAATCTCTAAGTTTCTACTTTTATGAATTCATCAACTGAATATTGTTGAAATAATCTACCAGAATGTAAAACTCCGTTTTCCTCATTATCTCTCATCTGGAATTTGTAACAGTAGTATTCACGACAAGAAACATTATTTCTTTTTCGTTTCCCCTTTTGCAGAACATCTGCTTCCATATCAAGTAATCCATCAATAGAACACATGTTAGAGACACTCGGAAGCTGCTCGGTCTCATAATAAGCTCGATTTCTCAATTTATTTCTAGGTTGTTCGATTTTGGAATACCGCAGTGCCAGCCGTTTTGACCATAAGGAAATAAAGTGGATATTGCAAAGGATCATAGCAACCATAATAGTAATTTACTAATTGGCTTTTGTTACTGTGAGTATAAATTCGAACATGGGGTGCAGAACTATTATTGCTTGTTTCTTGTTCCAGCCATAATGCTGCTATTTCTGACACAGTTGGCAGGTTATATACTCGTTGATCTAAGCCAGAGCCACATCTTAATGCAATATAAAAGTTTGATAATTCTGGAATATGTATTAGAGATTTCAAGAAGATACAATAAGGATTTATCTTTAGTATGTTCATTAGTTTCTCAACAATCGATTGTCGAAGTATATCCGACGAAGCCATTCGATTTAatatttctgcattctcatcgtAAAAATACAACTGTAAATTTCTTGGTTGCCGATTTGTTGGAATTAAATCATTTATAAAGTGATACATTTGACCTTGTACTCTAAATGTATAAATTCCTTGGTTTCTTTTTGCTAGTACTTTGTCATAGTTCACTCCAAGGGAAGCAAATGCAAACATATTATTGTATAATCTAAGGTAGGTACGGAAGTGTTCAGATTCTTCGGTACTGCCTAAATATAAACTCAAGAGTTCATTAGGCATTTCATGTGACGTCAACTTAACTGAACCATTGCTACAACAAAATGTTGGCGGCTCATATTCAAATCTTTTTGCTCCACAATATTTACAGTCTGGTACAATTTTTAAAATGGTTGCATCAGTGGGTAGTTCTCTAATGTTCCAGTTCCaactttttatttttgatttagaACCTGTGTATATTAGTTGCAACAATATATCCTATGAGTGTTATAAGATTAAATTGAgataaacctaaattaaattgAGACAAACCTTTGTTTATGACAGTAGATGTCTCTACATGATGTCGGTCACAGGGTGCACCAGAGGTCGAACCTAACATACAAATAATTCTAATTAATATATTAAAAGGGAGTACAGTCAAGCTGTAAAAACATATTTTCACTCACTTACCATGTTCAAAAACGGAGAAGTGATCAGTAATATTTTTTCCCTTGTGACAATCAACTACTGCCCCTACAACTGAAGATATACCTGCTAATATGCAAATCCAAATGTGTTTAGTAAGAGCAAATTGTATTTAAGTACGATCACGACGAAAAAcacatatatacatgcatatatttCTGTCTACAAAAGATGTGTCTTTTGCTCGAATAAATCTTTTTTGGTTTCTAACCTTTCTCAGCAACGCATGGTGCGTCGACTATTGTCAGAGGTTTTTCTGTATGCAGCTCAAACCCAGCAGCTTGTTTCGTATATTCAAGCAGCGCAGTCGAATCGTTTtttaattcaagtttttttgATCGGCAGTGCGTTAAAAGCAATTCTTTTTTATCAACCGATAACTGCTTGTATAGATCACGTCTCCTACGGTTAATTTTAGAGACGGTTTCTGTTGAGTACTGTTGCTTCCTTTTCTGAACAAGCTGACGGTAAATGCTTTTCAACAGTCGACATTTGCAGTTCAAGCAATCTATAaaattttaacatcaaatctgcAGTAACAACGATTTCTATATATGAAAGGTTCTACAAACAGATATAGAGAGTTACAGTTCAAAGTATGTATTTGTTACTCTAGGCAAATAAGATGACGACCAAAATAAAGAATTCAATAGTGGTAATGCTGGAAAGCAAACGAATTAATACTATAATTGTTTCTTATTATAGAATTAGTTTTTGTACATGGCAGAAACTTTGAACATTGACTATGGTTTTAGTGTACAATAGAAACAAGAGCACAATGATAGACGAGGCTTCTTAATATTTATTGGTAACTTATACAAAAAATAGTCAAATTGCTAAACGTATTAAAGCTTTTACACCACTGGAAGAAAtacaaattattttcaaattttaaatagTTTTAAGTTGATTAGAGCAAACTATTGAAAACATGAAAACGAATTTCTGTCATAGTTGCACTATTAGTTGCCTCAAGAGAGTGAAAAGAAGAAACTTCattctttctcattttctttcgTAAACTTTTCAACTGCTAACTCAGGAATTAACTTTTAACAATTATGCCAAAAAATAGGCTGAACTTAGAACAAAGATTGTTTATTCTTGCACACGATTATAGCCCAGCTCAGAAACCTTGCAACAAAATAAACTTATAGAAGAAAGATAAATATTTGAGGCACACTCATGTTTTGACAtatattctaaaaaagaaaacaacTTATTCTATGAAGAAAAACGGAAGAAGTATTGTTCTTGCTATCACTAAAAATCATTACTAAATGGTTTCACATACAGAACTGAAAATAACATATTATTCAAAGCAACAGTAGAGAAAAGCATATAAAAAGATTTAGATGTTTAATCAGTCCAAAATTTCTCAAAAAGCATAATCAATAAAACCAAAAATTGACTAATTAACATACGACATTGTGCTAGCCCTGGAAAACCCCAAAAAACAAGCACCAATGAGATTGATAAAAATCAACATTGAAGAGGAAGGTACAGATATTTTCCATAAAATCGAAAGTAGCGACCAAATTGCTATCAAAACAGCAAAGAGCTTACAATAATTCAAAACAAACTCATAGATTACAGTGATAACAAATTCATCACTCACTTGAAAGTTGAAACAAAGAAGAAATCAGTGGGAAAAGATGTATTTTATTAGAGCATCTGCTGAACTACAGGTAAATTGTCTAAAACATGCTGCCAAACCCTTTTTATTCTAAAATTTAATTGTCAAAAGCACAAATCTTTTTAAAAGGAATTATCATTATGCTATGAGGTTTTAAAGTATAAAACTTCATTATTACATAAATCAAACGCAGCAGAAAACCAAAAGGAAAATATATGGAATCTAATTAGTATGAACTAAACTCACCCCGGAAGCACAATTCATTGAAGAATTTTTTCAAACATTTAGAGAACAAAAGCCTTGGCATGTTAAATTTCTATACGCAGAAGCCTAATTCTTCAAGAAACACAAATTTCTAACATGCCATCAAAGATGAAAGAAGCACAAGATGAGGACCAACATACACACCGGAAAATAACAGTGGAGCGAGGAAAAATCATTGAAGTGCAATTAGCAACAATAACAGTGAGAGAAAGCAGAGATTGCAAGGAGGTGTTCAGAGAGAGGGAAACTTTCAGATAGTGTTATGACTGAAAATACGAACCGGTCACTTACCCGGATATAAAAAATGGAAGTGCACGCGTTGAGCCACCAACAGAGAAACCAAGCGCCGATCATAATCTAGGCGGCTACTTTGCTGCTGTCAGTGTTAGGGTGCCTGCAGCTGTTCTAAGAGAAATTAAAGACTAAACCTGAAATGACCAGAATAACCTCTAGCGGCAAGCACACATGACGACCTCGAGCTGCTTCTCCCGCTCTTCTATATAAgtagaaatagaaaagaaaagaatatatGTTACTTTTAAGAAGGAAATAGAACAAATTTGGGATATATATAAGATACTACTTTGTTTCTAGGATAATTTTGCTGTCCCTTAACAGCTTTACtcaccaaaaaaaagaagaagaaattgaaCAGAAATCCGAGTCACAAATGACAATCAGTTTTTTGGCCACAATGGAATAAAAGAAATGGAAAGGAAACAGCTGGAATAAGACATTAGAAGTCTGAGTATGATCCATCATTTGAAGCCTTTACAGGTTGATGTGTTGGCCAAAGTAAATTGTATGGAAACCTTTATATG harbors:
- the LOC142166103 gene encoding uncharacterized protein LOC142166103; its protein translation is MTKGKNSYPIYRRRNTGKSVKVRKQFLDNSWVVPYNPYLLCKYNCHINVEVCSDTKVVKYIYKYICKGHDKISFDLHEDNTNIQIDEIKEYQSARWVSPPEAMWRLFAFHISEMTPSVYHLPLHLDGLQFVSFKKTDTIDSIIKNPMIKKTMLTEFFLMNETNKDAKELKLLYKDFPQHFVWSSTYKMWTRRQQGHVIGRVVTCHPIEGERYYLRLLLMNVKAPKSYKDLLMVNGICCDTFRESAEKRGLLHYDNNLIGCLLEAACYQMPYSLRRLFATILVYCSPANPRELWE